The Gammaproteobacteria bacterium nucleotide sequence TTGCCAGTTTGTACGCATAATCGCCAAACAAGCCCTTCGCGGCCAGTGTTTCAGCCTTGTCACCGGCGGGTGTCGAGGTGCCATGAGCATTGATGTAATTCACTTGCTCAGGATTGATACCGGCATCATTCAGCGCCAGTTTCATACAACGCTTAGCACCGGCGCCGCCCTCGCTGGGCATCGTCATGTGATAGGCATCCCCGTTCATGCCAGAGCCAATCAGCTCGACATAGATGTTCGCGCCGCGGCGTTTGGCGGATTCATATTCTTCCAGTACCACAACGCCTGCGCCATCGCTGAGTACAAAACCATCGCGGTCCTTGTCCCATGGACGGCTGGCCGTGGCCGGATCATCGTTGCGGGTCGACAGCGCACGGGCAGCGGCAAAACCGGCCAGGCCGGTGGGCGATGTCGCCATTTCCGCACCACCCGCGATCATGGCATCGGCGTCACCACGGGCAATAATCCGCGCGGCCTCACTGATGTTGTGTGTGCCGGTGGCACAGGCGGTGACGATCGCCAGATTCGGTCCCTGGAAACCATACATGATCGACAGGTTGCCCGAGATCATGTTGATGATATTGCTGGGAACGAAGAACGGCGAAATCTTGCGTGGGCCGGATTCTCTGAAGGTCTCATGTCCCTTTTCGATACCGGGCAAACCGCCGATACCGGAGCCGATCATCACGCCAATCCGCTCAGCGTTGGCCTCGGTGACCTGGATTCCGGAATCTTCAATCGCTTCCTTGGCGGCCGCGATACCGTAATGGATAAAAGGATCCATCTTACGCGCGTCCTTGGACGACATGTAATTCGCGGCATCAAAACCCCACACCGAGCCGCCAAAGCATACCGGGAATTCAGAGACATCAAAATGGGTGAGCGGTCCGATACCGCTCTTGCCGGCCAGGATATTCGCCCAGGATTCCTTAACTGACAATCCAACCGGGCCAACCATGCCCAGACCAGTCACCACAACGCGACGTTTATGACTCACGCAGTTAATTCCTGTAATGCGCCATTCAATGGCTTAATAATATTACACACGGGAAAACAAAAGGCCGCAACCAGTGAAGGTACTGCGGCCTTTAGCAGAAATTCTGCGAGCTTAACCCTTGTGGGAGTTAATATAATCAATGGCTTGTTGGACGGTCGTGATTTTTTCAGCTTCTTCGTCCGGAATTTCGCACTCAAATTCTTCTTCCAGTGCCATCACCAGCTCAACGGTATCGAGTGAGTCAGCGCCAAGATCATCCACGAAAGAAGCCTCTTTGGTGACTTCTTCTTCCTTGACTCCTAATTGCTCGACGACGATCTTCTTGACGCGTTCTTCGATAGTGCTCATGATCAGTTGTTCCTCCAGAGATTTTGCGATGCGGCCTTGGCCGCGGACGGTATTTTATCCTTTAAACCGTAAGATGCAAGCCAGAAAGCGGCAATCTTACAGTATTTCAACCAAATCAGTCACCTAGGTGTTACAGAAGGGCGGGCTTGAAATCCGCCCCCTACGCCATATACATGCCACCGTTGACGTTTAGCGTCTGCCCCGTGATATACCCCGCCTCTGGCGAGGCCAGGAAGGCCACAGTCGCGGCGATTTCATCCGCGCTCCCCAATCGAGCCAGCGGAATCTGTTGCAACAGGGCTGCCTTTTGCTCCTCGGGCAGGCCGTGCGTCATATCAGTATCAATGAAACCGGGGGCTACGGCGTTAACGGTGATGTTGCGCGAGGCCACTTCCCGGGCCAAGGCCTTGGTAAAGCCTATCATTCCCGCCTTGGCGGCAGCGTAGTTGGTCTGGCCCGCGTTACCGCTGACCCCGACCACCGAGGCGATATTGATAATCCGGCCTCTACGCGCCTTCATCATGCCTTTAATGCAGGCCTTGCTCATGCGATAGATGGACGTAAGGTTGGTATTGATGATGTCGTTCCATTCATCATCCTTCATCCGCATCAACAGGTTGTCACGGGTAATCCCGGCATTGTTCACCAGAATACTCGGTGCACCGAATTCACCAATGGCGCGCTCCACCACTGCATCGACCGAGGCCGGATCGGTGACATTCAGCATCAAACCAACACCTTTGATACCATTTTCTTTCAAATAGTTAGAGATATCTGCTGCACCCTTTTCTGAAGTAGCGGTCCCGATCACTACCGCCCCTTTTTTGCCAAGTGACAGGGCAATGGCCTTACCGATACCGCGGCTGGCGCCGGTGATTAAAGCAATTTCGTTCGCAAGCGTCATAAGTGCTCCCCTCAATTATTTAACGGCTTCCACTGCGGACAACAGCGTCTCGGCGTCATACACCGGCAGCGTTGTCACTTCTTTCTCGATGCGCTTGTTCAAACCGGCCAGCACCTTGCCGGGACCGGCCTCGACGATCTGGCTGATACCTTCACGTGCCAGTGTCTGCACCGTTTCCACCCAGCGCACCGGTCTGAACAATTGATCGGTTAACGCCTTGCGGATGGCATTGGCATCGCTGTACGAGCCAACATCGACATTGTGCAGCACGGTAATTTTAGGTGCCTTGATTTCAGTTTTGACCAGAACTTCAGCTATCTTGTCCGCCGCCGGCCGCATCAACGCGCAATGCGAAGGTACGCTCACCGGCAGGATAATGGCCCGTTTGGCGCCTTTATCTTTGGCAATCGTTGCCGCACGCTCGACGGCATTTTTGGCACCGGCGACCACGACCTGGCCCGGCGCATTGAAATTCACCGCCTCAACCACTTCGCCCTGGGCCGCTTCTTCACAGGCAGCGATGACATCCGCGTCCGATAAACCAAGAATTGCGGCCATGGCGCCTTGACCGGCGGGCACGGCGGCCTGCATCAATTGACCACGGGTTTCGACCAACTTTACCGCCACCTTAAAATCGATTGCCTCGGCACAAACCAATGCCGTGTACTCACCCAGACTGTGGCCCGCCATAAACGCAGGCGCACGACCGCCGGCTGCCCGCCACGCTCGCCACACCGCAACCCCGGCGGTCAGCATCGCCGGTTGGGTTTTATCCGTTTGATTGAGTGCTTCCTCGGGGCCTTGTTGTACTAATTGCCACAGGTCGTAACCCAGTACCGAGCCAGCTTCAGCAAATGTTTCTTTTACTTGCGGCCAGGTTTCAGCCAAATTGGCCAGCATTCCGACTGACTGTGAGCCCTGCCCAGGAAAGACAATTGCGATTGACATGATAATTACCTTTAATAAATATATTAAACTACCTGTTTTAATTAATATTTTATTAACGCAGAACCCCAGGTAAACCCACCGCCAAAGGCTTCCAGTAACAACACGTCGCCTGCCTTGATCCGACCATCACGCACTGCAACATCCAGCGCCAAGGGGATTGAGGCGGCAGAGGTATTACCATGTGACTGCACCGTCACCACCACCCGTTCCATTGGCATGTCCAGTTTTTTGGCGGTGGCCTCGATAATCCGGATATTGGCTTGATGCGGTACCAGCCAGTCGATCTGACTTTTCTCCATATTGTTGGCCGCCAGC carries:
- the fabF gene encoding beta-ketoacyl-ACP synthase II, whose product is MSHKRRVVVTGLGMVGPVGLSVKESWANILAGKSGIGPLTHFDVSEFPVCFGGSVWGFDAANYMSSKDARKMDPFIHYGIAAAKEAIEDSGIQVTEANAERIGVMIGSGIGGLPGIEKGHETFRESGPRKISPFFVPSNIINMISGNLSIMYGFQGPNLAIVTACATGTHNISEAARIIARGDADAMIAGGAEMATSPTGLAGFAAARALSTRNDDPATASRPWDKDRDGFVLSDGAGVVVLEEYESAKRRGANIYVELIGSGMNGDAYHMTMPSEGGAGAKRCMKLALNDAGINPEQVNYINAHGTSTPAGDKAETLAAKGLFGDYAYKLAMSSTKSMTGHLLGAAGGIEAVFCALAIRDQVAPPTINLFTPDPECDLDYVPNEARQMKIDVAMSNSFGFGGTNGTLVFRKV
- the acpP gene encoding acyl carrier protein; translation: MSTIEERVKKIVVEQLGVKEEEVTKEASFVDDLGADSLDTVELVMALEEEFECEIPDEEAEKITTVQQAIDYINSHKG
- the fabG gene encoding 3-oxoacyl-ACP reductase FabG; protein product: MTLANEIALITGASRGIGKAIALSLGKKGAVVIGTATSEKGAADISNYLKENGIKGVGLMLNVTDPASVDAVVERAIGEFGAPSILVNNAGITRDNLLMRMKDDEWNDIINTNLTSIYRMSKACIKGMMKARRGRIINIASVVGVSGNAGQTNYAAAKAGMIGFTKALAREVASRNITVNAVAPGFIDTDMTHGLPEEQKAALLQQIPLARLGSADEIAATVAFLASPEAGYITGQTLNVNGGMYMA
- the fabD gene encoding ACP S-malonyltransferase — encoded protein: MMSIAIVFPGQGSQSVGMLANLAETWPQVKETFAEAGSVLGYDLWQLVQQGPEEALNQTDKTQPAMLTAGVAVWRAWRAAGGRAPAFMAGHSLGEYTALVCAEAIDFKVAVKLVETRGQLMQAAVPAGQGAMAAILGLSDADVIAACEEAAQGEVVEAVNFNAPGQVVVAGAKNAVERAATIAKDKGAKRAIILPVSVPSHCALMRPAADKIAEVLVKTEIKAPKITVLHNVDVGSYSDANAIRKALTDQLFRPVRWVETVQTLAREGISQIVEAGPGKVLAGLNKRIEKEVTTLPVYDAETLLSAVEAVK